The following proteins are co-located in the Candidatus Poribacteria bacterium genome:
- the phoU gene encoding phosphate signaling complex protein PhoU: protein MLEHEIKGLQHKILEMAGLAEQMLRQAIESVLTRDSALAQLVVATDDKIDLFENEIESLCIQLIALHQPVAIELRFLTTAMKVNHNIERIGDKSVAIAKRSIELSEHPPVKPFVDLPYVAQVIQGMVKEAIDAFVNRNAEHALEIRERDNEVDAIYEKMLHELLTILSEHPKLIQPGISLLLLFRHLERIGDLAANISEEVYYLVKGDVIRHT from the coding sequence ATGTTAGAACACGAAATCAAGGGACTTCAGCACAAAATATTGGAAATGGCGGGGCTTGCGGAACAGATGCTGCGGCAAGCTATTGAATCCGTCTTAACACGAGATAGCGCGTTAGCACAGCTCGTCGTTGCTACAGACGATAAGATTGATCTGTTTGAAAACGAGATCGAATCCTTATGCATCCAACTGATCGCACTCCACCAACCCGTGGCAATAGAACTCCGATTTCTCACAACAGCGATGAAGGTTAACCACAACATTGAACGGATCGGAGATAAAAGCGTTGCAATCGCCAAACGGAGTATTGAGTTGTCGGAACATCCGCCGGTTAAACCGTTCGTAGATTTACCCTATGTCGCACAAGTGATTCAAGGAATGGTGAAAGAGGCTATAGATGCCTTCGTTAATCGGAATGCTGAACATGCCTTAGAAATCCGAGAACGGGACAATGAGGTAGACGCGATTTATGAAAAGATGCTCCACGAACTCCTGACGATTTTAAGCGAACACCCCAAACTCATCCAACCCGGCATCAGCCTCCTACTCCTTTTCCGACACTTGGAACGGATAGGTGACCTCGCGGCAAACATCAGCGAAGAGGTTTATTACCTCGTCAAAGGCGATGTAATTCGACACACCTAA
- a CDS encoding phosphate ABC transporter ATP-binding protein codes for MQTEDKEPILSIHNLSVWYGNNQILNSLSFEVQPRQVTALIGPANCGKSALVRCFNRLNDFTPNFRFSGEILFKGSNMYAKKTDVTAIRKKIGMVFRKPELFHCSIYENVAYGARISGISESSQLDNIVQKSLQRSGLWNEVEPILHGTPEHLSIGQQQLLCIARALAIEPEILIFDEPCGELDPIETVKIETLIRDLTSDCTLIFVTNKRRQAARVSDVAGFLYCGELIEFGTTEKIFTNPQDTRTEQYVTGRLG; via the coding sequence ATGCAAACCGAAGATAAAGAACCCATCCTAAGCATTCATAACCTAAGTGTATGGTATGGCAACAATCAGATTCTGAACTCCCTCTCATTTGAGGTACAACCGAGACAGGTAACAGCCCTCATCGGTCCTGCTAATTGTGGTAAAAGCGCGCTCGTCCGGTGCTTCAATCGTTTAAATGACTTTACACCGAATTTCAGGTTCAGCGGCGAAATCCTTTTTAAGGGCAGTAACATGTATGCGAAAAAGACAGATGTCACCGCCATTCGGAAAAAGATTGGAATGGTGTTCCGAAAACCTGAATTATTTCATTGTTCTATCTATGAGAATGTAGCATACGGGGCGCGGATATCAGGCATAAGCGAATCCTCACAACTGGATAATATCGTTCAGAAAAGTCTGCAAAGATCTGGACTCTGGAATGAAGTAGAACCTATTTTGCACGGAACCCCTGAACACCTCTCTATAGGACAGCAACAACTCCTCTGTATCGCGCGTGCCTTGGCTATTGAACCGGAAATCCTGATATTCGATGAGCCGTGTGGCGAACTGGATCCGATTGAAACCGTTAAAATCGAGACACTCATCCGAGATCTCACAAGCGATTGCACGCTTATCTTCGTCACGAATAAAAGGAGGCAGGCCGCTCGTGTCTCCGATGTCGCGGGATTTCTCTACTGCGGCGAATTGATCGAATTCGGAACAACGGAAAAGATTTTCACAAATCCACAAGACACAAGAACAGAACAATATGTGACAGGAAGATTAGGTTGA